DNA from Parageobacillus thermoglucosidasius:
TCAATAATAAAAGGAGAGAGTCAGAATGCATGTGCTTGACTTATTTAAAATTACGGGAAAGACAGCGATCGTCACAGGAGGAGGACGAGGGTTAGGCGAGCAAATCGCCGTCGGTTTGGCAGAAGCGGGAGCCAATGTTGTCGTATGTTCGCGGAAAGTGGAGGCGTGTGAGCAAGTAAAAGAAAAATTAGAGAAACTTGGCGTGAAATCACTTGCGTTGCCATGCGATGTCACTAATCCGGACGATGTGCAGCGCGTCGTTCAAGCGACGGCAGACGAATTTGGACGAATTGATATTTTAGTCAATAACAGCGGCGCGACATGGGGGGCGCCTGCGGAGGAAATGCCGCTAGAGGCGTGGCAGAAAGTGATGGACGTCAATGTCACCGGAACGTTTTTGATGAGCCAAGCCGCCGGAAAAGTGATGATTCGGCAGCAAAGCGGCAAAATTATCAATATTGCTTCCATCGCCGGACTCGGCGGAACCAATCCGGAAGTGTTAAATACGATCGGTTACAACACAAGCAAAGGAGCAATCATTACGTTAACAAAAGATTTAGCGGTAAAATGGGGAAAATACGGGATTCATGTCAATGCGGTTGCTCCGGGATTTTTCCCGACGAAAATGTCAAAGGTCATTCTTGAACGAGTGGGGAAAAAAATTTTGGAAAACACGCCGCTAAAACGTTTTGGCGGAGAAGATGATTTGAAAGGTGCAGTGTTGTTTTTAGCGTCCCGCGCTTCCGATTTCGTGACGGGATCATTGATCGTTGTCGATGGCGGCACACATGCGGGCTTTTAAAAAAAGTGGAGAAAAAAGAAGGCGGCTTCGTTATATCTGAAGCATATAGCTTTCCAGTTTGCTGTTCCTCATATGACGTTGTGCGATATGTTGTTACAAGAAACGGGCCAAACAATATGGCGGCAATCTAGCATTCGCTTTTTATGGCCGGATGGCGAGCTTGCTTATCTTGTCGAAAAAATTGCCTCAAGCTTGCAGCGGAAAGGTGCCCAAAAGGGGGAGGCGTGTTGCCATTATGCTGACGAATTGCCGAAAACAAATGCCGGAAAATTTGACGCCGCGCCCTTCACAAAGAAGTGTCCCGCCCCAAATAAAGAAAGAAACGTGCTCTTTCGCGACGGTCAAGTCAAATGCCAGTTGCTACATCGGCTTGAACGTTTTATGATATAATGACGGGAATGACAAAAGACAGGAAAGGTGAAAGAGCGTGAAGGAAAAGATTATGGAAGCAAGCATCGCACTATTTGATGAAAATGGATTTAGCGAAACTTCGGTTCAAGATATTGTGGATGCGCTGGGAGTGACAAAAGGAACATTTTACTATTATTTTAAAAGCAAAGAAGAATTGCTAATGGATATTCATCTCCGCTATATTGAAGGATTGCTGGAAAAGCAAAAGAAAATTATCGGCGATCCTGCAAAAACGGCAAAGGAAAAAGTATTGGACATCGTCTATATGCTGATTCATAACATTGAGAAACAGGGGAGACAGGCGCGCGTTTTTTTCCGGGAAATGAAACATTTAAATGAAGAACATTTAAAAAAGATTAGCGAAAAACGCGACATGTTTCGCTACGGACTTCAATCGTTAATTGAAAAAGGAATCAAAAATGGAGAGTTTCGCGAAGATTTGCACCCGTCTATCGCGGCATTGACGGTTTTGGGGGCGGCAAACTGGAGCTATCAATGGTTTCGGCCTGATGGCGAACTAAGCGATTTCGAAGTAGCGAAACAAATGGTGGCGATTTTGCTGGAAGGAATGGAGAAAAGGTCGTCTGCTATCGGCTAATTCCAAAGGCTTGCAGCGAGACGAAACAATTCAGCGTCCGGGCTAATGACTGCCGCGACATCGCCGGCGAAGCGAAGAGGGCAGCTTTTTGCCGCTTATTTCAACATACTAACTAGTCAGTAAAAAGCAGATTCACGTATTGCTTGTATTGGCAACAGTTCCATGAAACAGCAATCGAGTGCTAGCGTAATTTGCGCTAATCGCATGGAAGAACCATCGATTCGGCAGTGCCGGAAACATCCGCAATGGAAAGGAGAAACAGTAGTGGCAGCGATTATTCCTGTGCGCAAAGGAGAAGAATTGCCAGCCGATAAGTTAACGGCTTTTTTAAGAAAGATGATTCCCGATTTTCCAGAAGAGCCTCTTCAAATCCAACAATTTTCGGCGGGGCGTTCTAATTTGACATATTTGTTATCGTGCGGTGAATGGGAAGCGGTGCTGCGCCGCCCGCCGCTTGGTCCGGTGGCGCCAAAAGCGCACGATATGAAAAGGGAAAGCGCATGGCTCACAGAAATTCATCCGCTCTTTTCGTTGGCGCCAAAGCCGCTGTTGTTTTGTGATGATGAATCGATTATCGGAAGCCCGTTTTTCATTATGGAGCGGCGCAAAGGCATCGTATTGGATACAGAATTTCCAGCACATGTCACTCCGAAGGAGGAAATATGTCGGAATATTTCGGAAACAATGGTGGATACGCTTGTGGCATTACATCATCTTGATTACACAAAAACGCGTTTAGCCAACATGGCGAAGCCGGAAGGGTTTATGGAGCGGCAAGTTTATGGCTGGATTCAACGGTACGAGCGGGCGAAGACAGATGATATTCAAGAAGTGGAAGCGTTAACGAAATGGCTTGCAAGCCATATTCCGGAAAAAAGCGAAGCAGCAATTATTCACTATGATTATAAATTAAACAATGCGTTGTTTGCAGAAGACGATATTACGAAAATGGTCGGGTTGTTCGACTGGGAAATGTCGACAGTCGGAGACCCGCTGGCGGATGTGGCGGTGGCAATGAGTTATTGGATTCAAGAGGACGACCCGCTGTCGCTAAAAAACGGATTTGGAAAAACGCCGGTTACTGTATATCAGGGATTTTATACGCGGGATGAATTTATCCGGGCGTATGCGGAAAAAAGTGGACGCGATGTTTCGAACATGCATTTTTATTTAACGTTTGCTTATTTTAAGCTTTCTGTCATTTGCCAGCAAATTTATTATCGCTATCGCCGCGGGCAAACAAATGATGAGCGTTTCCGCCATTTTGGCATGTTTGTTCCGGAACTTATAAAATATGCATGGCAGTTAGCGATGCGTTGAGGTGAATAGATGAGAAGCGTTCATGTTGTGCTTCGCAAGGAAGACATTGACGAAGTAGCTTTAGGGAACGGGAAAGTGGCGGTAGTATTTGATATTTTGCTAGCCACATCGGCGATCACCGCTGCGCTTTCGTTTGGGGCCGCTTCCGTCATTCCGGCGAGAAGCGCCCAGGAAGCGAAAGCGCAAGCGAACTTACTGGCAAACGGCAATTATGAACTTGTCGGGGAGTATGAAGGCAACACCATTGACGGGTTTTATCCCCCATTCCCCCTTTTTTTGCAAACATTTTGTTTAGGAAAAACGCTTATTTTATCAACGACTAACGGAACGGTTGCGATTCGCAAGGCCATGAATGCCGGTCATCTTTACGCCGGGAGCTTACTCAATGGCCGGGCGCTTGCCGAACATATTTGCCGCCATCATTCCTCAGAAACCATTGTCGCTATTTGTGCAGGTTCATCAGGGCGGTTTTGTTTAGAAGATTTTTACGGGGCCGGTTATTTTATTTCCTGCTTGCTTCAATGTGGCGCTTCCGAGCGCGGTTTATCTGATGCTGCCATGGCGGCGCTGCTTTTTTATGAAAAATATCATACGGAAAGCGATGGAAAAACGGTGCTGGCCTCTTCGCGGACCGGGCGGTGGATGTTGGCTCACGGCCTTGCAGCAGATATGGATTACATTCATCGGCAAGGAGCGCTTTCTGTCATTCCGGTGTTGCAAAAGACGGCATCGGGATGGGAAATTCGGGATGCGGCGAAGCAGACGTTTTCTTTTTGAAAAAACGGTATGGATCGATGCATAACGAAGATGGTGGCAGTGTTTTTGTCCACTGTCCGCGCAGCAAACTTCTTCCAGCTATGTGACGAAAGAAAAAAGACAGTGAGTACGCTCAAGCATGCTCACTGTCTTTCTTTAATATATCGTTCAAGGCGATCCAGCCCTTCTTTTAACATATTTAGTGAATAAGCGTAAGAAAGGCGCACATGTCCTTCTCCGTATTGGGAAAAGGCGCTGCCGGGAACGAGCGCTACGCCGGCTTTATTTACGACATCGATCGCGAAATCGAAAGAGGATTGGCCAAAAGCGGCGATAGATGGAAATAAGTAAAAGGCACCGTTCGGTTTTTCCACTTTCAATCCCATATCGATGAGACGGCGGTAAGCATATTCCATCCGTTCTTTGTATTGCAAACGCATCGCTTCTGCGTCATTTTTTCCAGCTGTTAAGGCGGCGAGCGCAGCTTTTTGCGAGATAGAAGATGTACATGAAACGCTGTATTGGTGCACTTTGAGCATATGTTTGGTAACGAAAGACGGAGCGAACACAAAACCGACCCGCCATCCTGTCATGGAATGGGACTTGCTTAATCCGTTAATAACGATAGTTTGTTCGCGCAGCCATTTCGCAATCGAATGGTGGCGGCCGTTGTAAACGAGTTCACTATAAATTTCGTCCGAGACAACCCAGATCGGCCGGCCTTTCACAAGCGCAGCAATTTCCCGGAGTTCTTGTTCCGATAGTGTGGCTCCGGTGGGGTTCGAAGGATATGGGAGCACGATGCAGCGAGTCCGCTCGTTTAAGTGAGGAGCGATTAACTCGGCGGATAGACGAAATCCGTTAGGCCGTGTATCGATATATACTGGTTTTGCCCCGCAAAGCCGGATCAGCGGTTCGTATCCCGGGTAGACGGGGCCGGGCAAAATGACCTCTGTTCCTTCTTCTAAAATGGTACGAAAGGTAATGTCAAGCGCTTCGCTTGCTCCGACGGTGGTGATTACTTCGTCAGGCTGATAATCCAGTCCGTATTTCTCGCGAATAAAATCGCAAGCGGCTTGGCGCAATTCAAGAAAACCGGCATTATGCGTATATGTGGTGAAATTGCCGGTAATGGCTTCTTTTCCCGCCTCTTTCACGTGTTCAGGAGTCGGAAAATCCGGCTGCCCGATCGTTAATGAAATCAAACCGGGACGGTCGGCAACCATGTTAAAAAATTTGCGGATGCCGGATATTTCAATGTTTTTTACACGCGAATGAATCAGATGTTCCACCAATTATTCATCCTTCCGTCATTATCTATCGCTTGATAACATTTTATCATGTTTGACGATGGAGTGAGAATGATGAAAAAATAAAAGTGAGCCGCCTTCGTTTTTCTTAAAGAAAGTTTTTGGAAAAGCGGCTCACCTTATTTTTGAATTATATGATTCGGACGTTTCGCACTCGAACATCTTTCTCTCCTTTTTACGCACCGTATTTTTTAAGAAGTTCATTATATTGTGCGGAAAGTTCTAAAAAGAGGGACTTGTCTCGCGCCATCAATGCCTCATCGATTTTTTCCATCAATTTTTGTTTTTGAAACAGGAATATCGCGTGTTCCAGCACTTTTTCCGCGAGAGGACCATAACTATTTGTTTCTTCCATTTGGCTGAATAAAATCGCTCCTTCATAAGGATATTGCTTTTCGTACATATGTGATTCCCCCTTGCTTAGGAACAATAAGTTCCCTTTTTTATATTATCCTAATTTTTAATAAAAAAGTAAAGAAAATTTTGATAAATATTCGCATGGTATTTTTCTATAGCAATATATCCTTTTTTTGTTGGGATGTCACATATTTTCGGTTATCATATGTAAAAGGAAAGCAAATGACGGAGATAAGGTGATGGATATGATTCGGACATGCGCGGTGACAAAAGAGTTTGACGTGATGTATAATGTTCCGCTTCGGTTTGTCAATAGCGCTGACATTTCATGGTATTGGGTTGATTTTCATGAACCGACGGAAGATGAAGCAAAGCTGCTGGCTGACTTTTTTCATTTTCATCCGCTTGCCATTGAAGACTGTTTGGAGTATGTGCAGCGGCCTAAGCTGGATTTTTATGACCAATATTTATTTGTTGTGCTGCATGCGATTGAAGAAAGCTCGCTGGAAGCAGAGGAAGTTGATTTATTTGTTGGACAAAATTTTGTCGTTTCTTTTCATAAGCAATCCATCCATGCCGTGAATGAAGTGTGGGAACGGATCAAAAGCGAAGAAGATGTCCAGCAAGGTCCTTTCCATGTCATGTACCGCATCATAGACAAGATCGTTGATGACTATTTTCCGCCGATTTATCATATTGAAGATGTGTTGAATGAATTAGAAGAAAATGCAAATGATGAAACAATTCAAGAAATCATCGAAAAAGTGTTTGACATTCGCAGCGATTTATCGAAGTTAAGAAGAACGATTGTGCCAATGCGCGATTTGCTGTACCGGATTATTCATTCTGAACGTCTGCAGCGGATGAAGGAGCGCCAACTATATTTTCATGATATTTATGACCATCTTCTCAAGCTGGCAGAAATGATTGAAACAAATCGCGAAATTACCTCTGACATCCGCGATAGTTATTTGTCGCTCAACTCAAACCGGATGAATACTATTATGATGACATTGACGGTCATAACGACGATTTTTATGCCATTAACGTTTATTTCCAGCATTTATGGAATGAATTTTGATTATATGCCAGAATTGCATTGGAAGTATGGTTACTTTGCGGTTCTTGGAGTAATGGCGGTGATTGCGATTGCGATGTTTTTTTGGTTTAAGCGGAACGGCTGGTTCCGGTTTCATAAAGGGAATGATCCCAAAAAGAAATGATGGATTTTTATTGAAACGGTGCATGTTGCCGCTCGTTCCGATGACGAGATTATTGCGATTCGCGGCAAAGCTCGTCTGCGGCATCAAGCCGGCAAGTGCGAGTCATGGCAATATGCTGCCCCATTGTCAGATTGCAAAATAATTATGAAAATAAACACGAA
Protein-coding regions in this window:
- a CDS encoding SDR family oxidoreductase → MHVLDLFKITGKTAIVTGGGRGLGEQIAVGLAEAGANVVVCSRKVEACEQVKEKLEKLGVKSLALPCDVTNPDDVQRVVQATADEFGRIDILVNNSGATWGAPAEEMPLEAWQKVMDVNVTGTFLMSQAAGKVMIRQQSGKIINIASIAGLGGTNPEVLNTIGYNTSKGAIITLTKDLAVKWGKYGIHVNAVAPGFFPTKMSKVILERVGKKILENTPLKRFGGEDDLKGAVLFLASRASDFVTGSLIVVDGGTHAGF
- a CDS encoding TetR/AcrR family transcriptional regulator, yielding MEASIALFDENGFSETSVQDIVDALGVTKGTFYYYFKSKEELLMDIHLRYIEGLLEKQKKIIGDPAKTAKEKVLDIVYMLIHNIEKQGRQARVFFREMKHLNEEHLKKISEKRDMFRYGLQSLIEKGIKNGEFREDLHPSIAALTVLGAANWSYQWFRPDGELSDFEVAKQMVAILLEGMEKRSSAIG
- a CDS encoding phosphotransferase family protein; this encodes MAAIIPVRKGEELPADKLTAFLRKMIPDFPEEPLQIQQFSAGRSNLTYLLSCGEWEAVLRRPPLGPVAPKAHDMKRESAWLTEIHPLFSLAPKPLLFCDDESIIGSPFFIMERRKGIVLDTEFPAHVTPKEEICRNISETMVDTLVALHHLDYTKTRLANMAKPEGFMERQVYGWIQRYERAKTDDIQEVEALTKWLASHIPEKSEAAIIHYDYKLNNALFAEDDITKMVGLFDWEMSTVGDPLADVAVAMSYWIQEDDPLSLKNGFGKTPVTVYQGFYTRDEFIRAYAEKSGRDVSNMHFYLTFAYFKLSVICQQIYYRYRRGQTNDERFRHFGMFVPELIKYAWQLAMR
- a CDS encoding 2-phosphosulfolactate phosphatase, with protein sequence MRSVHVVLRKEDIDEVALGNGKVAVVFDILLATSAITAALSFGAASVIPARSAQEAKAQANLLANGNYELVGEYEGNTIDGFYPPFPLFLQTFCLGKTLILSTTNGTVAIRKAMNAGHLYAGSLLNGRALAEHICRHHSSETIVAICAGSSGRFCLEDFYGAGYFISCLLQCGASERGLSDAAMAALLFYEKYHTESDGKTVLASSRTGRWMLAHGLAADMDYIHRQGALSVIPVLQKTASGWEIRDAAKQTFSF
- a CDS encoding aminotransferase A: MEHLIHSRVKNIEISGIRKFFNMVADRPGLISLTIGQPDFPTPEHVKEAGKEAITGNFTTYTHNAGFLELRQAACDFIREKYGLDYQPDEVITTVGASEALDITFRTILEEGTEVILPGPVYPGYEPLIRLCGAKPVYIDTRPNGFRLSAELIAPHLNERTRCIVLPYPSNPTGATLSEQELREIAALVKGRPIWVVSDEIYSELVYNGRHHSIAKWLREQTIVINGLSKSHSMTGWRVGFVFAPSFVTKHMLKVHQYSVSCTSSISQKAALAALTAGKNDAEAMRLQYKERMEYAYRRLIDMGLKVEKPNGAFYLFPSIAAFGQSSFDFAIDVVNKAGVALVPGSAFSQYGEGHVRLSYAYSLNMLKEGLDRLERYIKERQ
- a CDS encoding IDEAL domain-containing protein; this translates as MYEKQYPYEGAILFSQMEETNSYGPLAEKVLEHAIFLFQKQKLMEKIDEALMARDKSLFLELSAQYNELLKKYGA
- the corA gene encoding magnesium/cobalt transporter CorA — its product is MDMIRTCAVTKEFDVMYNVPLRFVNSADISWYWVDFHEPTEDEAKLLADFFHFHPLAIEDCLEYVQRPKLDFYDQYLFVVLHAIEESSLEAEEVDLFVGQNFVVSFHKQSIHAVNEVWERIKSEEDVQQGPFHVMYRIIDKIVDDYFPPIYHIEDVLNELEENANDETIQEIIEKVFDIRSDLSKLRRTIVPMRDLLYRIIHSERLQRMKERQLYFHDIYDHLLKLAEMIETNREITSDIRDSYLSLNSNRMNTIMMTLTVITTIFMPLTFISSIYGMNFDYMPELHWKYGYFAVLGVMAVIAIAMFFWFKRNGWFRFHKGNDPKKK